A genomic segment from Nicotiana tabacum cultivar K326 chromosome 9, ASM71507v2, whole genome shotgun sequence encodes:
- the LOC107791624 gene encoding protein disulfide-isomerase 5-1: protein MKRCTHPFVSILLCCFFLLSSIFIARAEVITLTADTFNDKINEKDTAWFVKFCVPWCKHCKNLGTLWDDLGRAMEGEDEIEVGQVDCGTHKPVCNKVDIHSYPTFKLFYNGEEVAKYQGPRDIESLKIFALEEAEKAATKAEAGDDKEL, encoded by the exons ATGAAACGCTGTACGCACCCATTTGTCTCTATCTTATTGTGTTGCTTCTTTTTGTTAAGTTCGATATTTATCGCCAGAGCTGAAGTCATTACCCTCACAGCCGATACGTTTAATGACAAG ATAAATGAGAAGGACACTGCATGGTTTGTCAAATTTTGTGTACCGTGGTGTAAGCACTG CAAGAACCTGGGAACACTTTGGGATGATTTAGGGAGAGCGATGGAAGGGGAGGATGAGATAGAGGTGGGACAAGTTGATTGTGGTACACACAAACCAGTGTGTAACAAAGTTGATATCCATTCATATCCTACATTCAAACTCTTCTACAATGGAGAAGAAGTTGCAAAGTACCAAG GACCAAGAGACATTGAATCGCTGAAAATTTTTGCATTAGAAGAAGCAGAGAAAGCCGCCACAAAAGCTGAGGCTGGTGATGATAAAGAGTTATAA